The nucleotide window GCGAGGGGCCGGGCGTGCAGCTCGCCGTAGAGTTCGGCGCCGCCAGTGTCGACCATGTCAATTATCTGGCGGACACGGACGTCAAAGTACTGGCGGACAGCTGGTCCGGTTGGGACCGCGTGGCCGGGACAGGGGAGCGCGGTACGGTGGCCACGTGCCTGCCGGCCTGCGATCTCTCGACCAGGCAGCCCTTGGCGCCGGGACGGCAGCTGCTGGATGCCGGCGTCGAAATTGCCCTTGCCTCCAACTGCAACCCGGGCACGTCCTACACAAGCTCGATGAACTATTGCGTGACCACGGCGGTCCTGCAGATGGGACTGAGCGTCCATGAAGCAGTCCGGGCGGCGACGTATGCGGGCGCCCTTGCCTTGGGCAAGCACGTTGGTGCCGACGTCGATGGGCAGCGCGCGGTGGGCTCGATCGCCGTCGGGCACCGGGCCGACCTGCATCTGCTCAATGCACCCTCGGCCACGCATCTGGCTTACCGGCCCGGCATGCCGCTGACTGCCGCGGTCTGGCGCGCAGGCGTGAAAGTGCGCTGATTTTCGCCGGTGATTGCCTCCGGCCGCCAGCCGGGCGGCCGCTGGTCCGTGATGCCGGCTGCCGCTACTTCGCGGTCCAGCCGGGGTTTCGTCCTGTCAGCCCCAGCAAACGGTCCAGCAGCGGTGCGTCGCCCGGAATTTCGATGACCGGGCCGAACAGGCCCGCGCGATCTTCGCCGTCCTTGGCGGAGAGCTCGGCAAATTCGTAGGCCGCCTGCAGGTTGGCTGTGTCGGCGTCGAACGCCTGGCCCGTGGCAGCGGCCAGATCCCAACCGTGGACCACCAACTCGTTGGTAGCCACCAGGGCCATGAGTTCGGCCGGCATAGTCACGCCGCCGGCCTGTGCCATTCCTTGCCAGGCAGACGGTTGTTGCCAGGCAGCAGCCAAGTCATCCAGGCGCTGGGGGAGAAGGTTCCGCCAATCCGGGTCCAGGTTCGCAGCTGAGGGACGATTATCCGG belongs to Arthrobacter crystallopoietes and includes:
- a CDS encoding TIGR03086 family metal-binding protein translates to MLNLEPAARQVAEIVKGIGDGQLAAPTPCEYYSVGDLLDHFMGLTVAFRDAATKASLESGYKSVPPDSPDNRPSAANLDPDWRNLLPQRLDDLAAAWQQPSAWQGMAQAGGVTMPAELMALVATNELVVHGWDLAAATGQAFDADTANLQAAYEFAELSAKDGEDRAGLFGPVIEIPGDAPLLDRLLGLTGRNPGWTAK